From a single Larus michahellis unplaced genomic scaffold, bLarMic1.1 SCAFFOLD_69, whole genome shotgun sequence genomic region:
- the LOC141737447 gene encoding beta-keratin-related protein gives MSCYGLCLPAACGPTPLANSCNEPCVTRCADSSVAIQPSPVVVTLPGPILSSFPQSTAVGSTASAAVGSSLSAGSVPIASGGSLALGGFGWSGLGRGLCGPLARGNLLC, from the coding sequence ATGTCGTGCTACGGCCtgtgcctgccagctgcctgcggcCCCACCCCGCTtgccaacagctgcaacgagccctgcgtcaccCGGTGCGCTGACTCCAGCGTTGCGATCCAGCCCTCGCCAGTCGTGGTGACGCTGCCGGGCCcaatcctcagctccttccctcagagcacagccgtgggatccaCCGCGTCGGCTGCCGTGGGGAGCTCTCTCAGCGCTGGCAGTGTGCCCATCGcttctgggggctccctggctctggggggctttgggtggTCCGGTCTGGGCCGTGGGCTCTGCGGGCCCCTGGCACGGGGCAATCTCTTATGCTGA